From one Maritimibacter sp. DP1N21-5 genomic stretch:
- a CDS encoding DUF2459 domain-containing protein — translation MRWLRALWVLPGLFALYAFLATVLAVTPGRVVQVDGTGSVEIRLVRSPIHYDFLLPLNDTTRTAFGFVTEDGVPLDHPAATWLLVGWGARDFYTVTGDYGDVSLRATVKGALGDASVLRFDAWGPLPDSFETRSLTMSEGQFEALIAAIRADLLRPDAPIPVPTAGLSETDAFYQAVDRFHLFRTCNTWISRKLRMAGIRMGVWTPLPWSIRLSYSLWQAPG, via the coding sequence CGGGGCTCTTCGCGCTCTATGCGTTTCTTGCGACGGTGCTCGCCGTCACACCGGGGCGCGTGGTGCAGGTGGACGGGACCGGATCGGTCGAGATCCGCTTGGTCCGCAGCCCGATCCACTATGATTTCCTCCTTCCGCTGAACGACACGACCCGGACCGCCTTCGGCTTCGTGACCGAAGACGGCGTGCCGCTCGATCATCCGGCGGCCACCTGGCTCCTCGTCGGATGGGGGGCGCGGGATTTCTACACTGTAACCGGCGACTACGGCGACGTGTCGCTGCGCGCGACCGTGAAGGGCGCTCTGGGAGATGCGTCGGTCCTGCGCTTCGACGCCTGGGGACCATTGCCGGACAGCTTCGAGACCCGCTCCCTCACCATGAGCGAGGGCCAGTTCGAAGCGCTGATCGCCGCCATTAGGGCCGATCTCCTGCGCCCCGACGCGCCCATCCCGGTGCCGACTGCGGGCCTGAGCGAGACCGACGCCTTCTATCAGGCGGTCGATCGGTTTCACCTGTTCCGCACCTGCAATACCTGGATTTCCCGCAAGCTGCGCATGGCAGGGATCCGGATGGGAGTCTGGACGCCGCTGCCTTGGTCGATCCGCCTGTCGTATTCGCTCTGGCAGGCCCCGGGCTGA